The following are encoded together in the Salvia hispanica cultivar TCC Black 2014 chromosome 6, UniMelb_Shisp_WGS_1.0, whole genome shotgun sequence genome:
- the LOC125194100 gene encoding geranylgeranyl pyrophosphate synthase, chloroplastic-like produces MRSMNLVDAWVQNLSILKHPYPSKSLLGSIRFQPLFLKPSRPIAISAVLTGEEARISTPFNFNAYVLEKANHVNRALDDAVALRNPPMIHEAMRYSLLAGGKRVRPMLCIAACEIVGGPQSAAIPAACAVEMIHTMSLIHDDLPCMDDDDLRRGKPTNHKVFGEDVAVLAGDALLAFAFEFMATATVGVAPERILAAVGELAKAIGTEGLVAGQVVDLNCTGEANVGLDTLEFIHIHKTAALLEASVVLGAILGGGSNDQVEKLRTFARKIGLLFQVVDDILDVTKSSEELGKTAGKDLAVDKTTYPKLLGLDKAVEFAEKLNEEAKAQLSDFDPLKAAPLAALADYIAHRQN; encoded by the exons atgaggTCCATGAATCTGGTGGATGCCTGGGTCCAAAACCTCTCAATCTTAAAGCACCCTTACCCCTCCAAATCTCTGCTCGGATCCATCAGATTCCAACCGCTTTTCCTCAAACCGTCCAGGCCAATCGCTATCTCCGCCGTGCTCACCGGCGAAGAGGCGAGAATCTCCACGCCCTTCAATTTCAACGCCTACGTCCTCGAAAAGGCCAATCATGTCAACAGGGCGCTCGACGACGCCGTGGCGCTCAGGAATCCGCCGATGATCCACGAGGCCATGCGATACTCGCTCCTCGCCGGCGGAAAGCGCGTCCGCCCCATGCTCTGCATCGCCGCCTGCGAGATCGTCGGCGGCCCCCAGTCCGCCGCCATCCCCGCCGCCTGCGCCGTCGAGATGATCCACACGATGTCGCTCATCCACGACGATCTGCCGTGTATGGACGATGACGATCTCCGCCGCGGCAAGCCAACCAATCACAAGGTCTTCGGCGAGGACGTCGCCGTGCTCGCAG GGGATGCTTTGTTGGCATTTGCTTTTGAATTCATGGCGACGGCCACGGTGGGGGTGGCGCCGGAGAGGATACTGGCGGCGGTGGGGGAGCTGGCGAAGGCGATCGGGACGGAGGGGCTGGTGGCGGGGCAGGTGGTGGACCTCAACTGCACCGGCGAAGCAAATGTAGGATTAGACACATTGGAATTCATACACATTCACAAAACTGCCGCATTGCTAGAGGCCTCTGTGGTTTTGGGGGCTATCTTGGGAGGCGGAAGCAACGATCAAGTCGAGAAATTAAGAACTTTTGCTAGGAAGATCGGTCTGCTCTTCCAGGTTGTGGATGACATTTTGGATGTTACAAAGTCGTCGGAGGAGTTGGGAAAGACGGCCGGGAAGGACTTGGCTGTCGACAAGACTACATATCCGAAGCTGCTGGGGCTCGACAAGGCGGTCGAGTTTGCCGAGAAGCTCAACGAGGAGGCCAAGGCGCAGCTGTCTGACTTCGATCCGCTCAAGGCGGCCCCGCTCGCTGCACTGGCGGATTACATTGCTCATAGGCAGAATTAG
- the LOC125191908 gene encoding protein BRASSINAZOLE-RESISTANT 1-like — MMWEAGGSTASSSGAAGAAGAGSGDGSGRRKPSWRERENNRRRERRRRAIAAKIYTGLRAQGNYNLPKHCDNNEVLKALCNEAGWVVEPDGTTYRKGCKPIPMEIGGTSTNITPSSSRNPSPPSSYFASPIPSYQPSPSSSSFPSPSRLDGNASSHPFAFLLNSFPSSSLPPLRISNSAPVTPPLSSPTRLPKQTFNLETLAKESMSALNIPFYAASAPASPTRVQRFTPTTIPECDESDTSTIDSGRWMNFQAYTNAANMVPTSPTFNLVKPVAQPVPSKDAMLDKGKGVEFDFEHMAVKPWEGERIHEVGMDDLELTLGNGNTRV, encoded by the exons ATGATGTGGGAAGCTGGAGGATCAACAGCTTCGTCCTCGGGTGCTGCCGGAGCTGCCGGAGCTGGCAGCGGCGACGGTTCAGGGAGGAGGAAGCCTtcgtggagagagagagagaacaacaggaggagagagaggaggaggagggcgaTTGCAGCTAAGATTTATACGGGGTTGAGGGCGCAGGGGAATTACAATCTGCCAAAGCACTGCGACAACAATGAAGTTCTCAAAGCTCTCTGCAATGAGGCTGGTTGGGTTGTTGAGCCCGATGGCACTACCTATCGCAAG GGATGCAAGCCAATCCCAATGGAAATTGGAGGCACTTCAACCAACATTACTCCAAGTTCTTCAAGAAATCCAAGCCCACCATCTTCCTATTTTGCAAGTCCCATTCCTTCCTACCAGCCGAGTCCGTCATCCTCGTCCTTCCCCAGTCCATCCCGTCTAGATGGAAATGCTTCGTCACACCCATTCGCCTTCCTCCTTAACTCGTTCCCTTCATCGTCTCTGCCTCCTCTTCGAATATCCAACAGTGCCCCTGTTACCCCACCCCTCTCCTCCCCTACAAGACTTCCCAAGCAAACTTTTAACTTGGAGACCCTTGCAAAAGAATCCATGTCTGCCTTGAATATACCCTTCTACGCTGCCTCCGCCCCTGCCAGCCCAACCCGTGTCCAGCGCTTCACTCCAACCACCATTCCAGAGTGCGATGAGTCTGACACCTCCACCATTGATTCTGGCCGTTGGATGAACTTCCAAGCCTATACGAATGCTGCCAACATGGTCCCAACTTCTCCTACCTTCAATCTTGTGAAACCCGTGGCTCAACCTGTTCCTTCCAAGGATGCCATGTTGGACAAGGGCAAGGGTGTAGAGTTCGACTTTGAGCACATGGCAGTGAAGCCATGGGAAGGTGAGAGGATCCACGAGGTGGGAATGGATGATCTTGAGCTCACCCTAGGAAATGGCAACACTCGCGTTTGA
- the LOC125194099 gene encoding methyltransferase-like protein 2 isoform X2, with protein sequence MAASEPDGWLAAFLKSGIYKLDEANAFFIDPVRVLNRSYTRFRVSPSAYYSRFFPYSNPSICNPDVSPKNPKKRKCRGKDKKISQSLNSREKLAERRHQEVRVGLLKAHEALLGDSELLGVLRNLRGDGDENCGELTSAEHDLDFVELGSVWQAPFYEIVLKVGDDSSAVENAGIGSSYQREVPVFDNLIANESSHDIEAELLDHKFIFPKKSCVYMSDLRQIHKLIPVESDCGFNLIVIDPPWENSSAHQKQKYQTLPNNYFLSLPVKQLAHSGGALVALWVTNREKLRTFVENELFPKWGVKSAATIYWLKVKADGSLIGELDLFHHRPYECLLLGLIDGKGMMDSEELQRPVVIPDNQVFISVPGDHSRKPPIGELLLDYIPGPKPARCIELFAREMIQGWTSWGNDPLHFQDSSRYGHATETRGLEVDFETNMT encoded by the exons GTTAGCTGCCTTCCTGAAATCGGGCATCTATAAGCTTGATGAGGCCAATGCATTCTTCATCGATCCTGTTCGGGTCCTGAACCGATCATACACCCGATTTAGGGTTTCTCCGTCCGCCTACTACTCCCGCTTCTTCCCCTATTCGAATCCTTCAATCTGTAATCCCGATGTTTCGCCCAAAAATCCCAAAAAGCGCAAATGCCGCGGCAAGGATAAGAAGATATCTCAGTCACTCAACTCGCGGGAGAAATTGGCCGAACGACGGCATCAG GAGGTGAGAGTGGGTTTGTTGAAGGCGCATGAAGCTTTGCTTGGTGATAGTGAGCTGCTGGGAGTTTTGAGGAATTTGAGGGGTGATGGAGACGAAAATTGCGGAGAATTGACTTCTGCGGAGCATGACCTAGATTTTGTGGAGTTAGGGAGCGTTTGGCAAGCTCCATTTTACGAGATTGTACTTAAGGTTGGAGATGACAGCAGTGCGGTTGAAAATGCAG GTATCGGGTCCTCATATCAAAGAGAGGTTCCAGTCTTTGACAACTTAATCGCCAATGAGTCGAGTCATGACATAGAGGCTGAACTATTGGAccacaaatttatatttccGAAGAAAAGTTGTGTCTATATG TCTGATCTGAGGCAGATTCACAAACTGATTCCCG TGGAATCTGATTGTGGCTTCAATCTGATAGTGATTGATCCTCCGTGGGAGAATAGCAGTGCGCATCAGAAACAAAA GTACCAGACTTTGCCTAATAACTACTTTTTATCTCTTCCTGTAAAGCAACTCGCGCATAGTGGTGGAGCTTTGGTAGCCTTATGGGTAACCAATCGGGAGAAATTGCGAACCTTTGTGGAGAATGAACTTTTTCCCAAATGGGGAGTCAAGTCTGCTGCTACGATTTACTGGCTGAAG GTGAAGGCGGACGGCTCCTTGATTGGTGAACTGGATCTCTTCCATCACAGACCATATGAATGTCTTCTCCTGGGTCTCATTGATGGAAAG GGGATGATGGATTCTGAAGAGTTGCAGAGACCAGTAGTGATCCCGGACAACCAAGTGTTCATCAGTGTTCCAGGAGATCATTCAAGGAAACCCCCAATTGGAG AGTTGCTACTGGACTACATCCCGGGACCCAAACCTGCACGTTGCATAGAACTGTTTGCTAGAGAGATGATCCAAGGGTGGACTTCATGGGGTAATGATCCACTGCATTTTCAAGATTCGAG TCGCTACGGTCATGCCACGGAAACTAGAGGACTAGAGGTTGATTTCGAAACTAACATGACTTGA
- the LOC125192578 gene encoding lysophospholipid acyltransferase LPEAT1-like — MVRHVILLLCQFVNYIEVKKLPVSPFGTRKGRSKLYAENDNLILSDVGLAEKRVCHAVLNGNVSMPPVLHQKDD; from the exons ATG GTGCGCCATGTGATTCTTCTTCTATGCCAGTTTGTGAATTACATTGAAGTGAAGAAATTACCAGTTTCACCCTTCGGAACAAGAAAAGGAAGATCCAAGCTTTACGCAGAAAAT GACAATCTTATTCTTTCCGATGTTGGATTAGCAGAGAAACGAGTTTGTCATGCTGTTCTTAATGGTAATGTGAGTATGCCTCCTGTTTTGCATCAGAAAGACGATTGA
- the LOC125194099 gene encoding methyltransferase-like protein 2 isoform X1, translated as MAASEPDGWLAAFLKSGIYKLDEANAFFIDPVRVLNRSYTRFRVSPSAYYSRFFPYSNPSICNPDVSPKNPKKRKCRGKDKKISQSLNSREKLAERRHQEVRVGLLKAHEALLGDSELLGVLRNLRGDGDENCGELTSAEHDLDFVELGSVWQAPFYEIVLKVGDDSSAVENAGIGSSYQREVPVFDNLIANESSHDIEAELLDHKFIFPKKSCVYMSDLRQIHKLIPVESDCGFNLIVIDPPWENSSAHQKQKYQTLPNNYFLSLPVKQLAHSGGALVALWVTNREKLRTFVENELFPKWGVKSAATIYWLKVKADGSLIGELDLFHHRPYECLLLGLIDGKGMMDSEELQRPVVIPDNQVFISVPGDHSRKPPIGELLLDYIPGPKPARCIELFAREMIQGWTSWGNDPLHFQDSRFIFAPLIQNPIFSLPLSFSHRLRRSLYIHMCARICGRL; from the exons GTTAGCTGCCTTCCTGAAATCGGGCATCTATAAGCTTGATGAGGCCAATGCATTCTTCATCGATCCTGTTCGGGTCCTGAACCGATCATACACCCGATTTAGGGTTTCTCCGTCCGCCTACTACTCCCGCTTCTTCCCCTATTCGAATCCTTCAATCTGTAATCCCGATGTTTCGCCCAAAAATCCCAAAAAGCGCAAATGCCGCGGCAAGGATAAGAAGATATCTCAGTCACTCAACTCGCGGGAGAAATTGGCCGAACGACGGCATCAG GAGGTGAGAGTGGGTTTGTTGAAGGCGCATGAAGCTTTGCTTGGTGATAGTGAGCTGCTGGGAGTTTTGAGGAATTTGAGGGGTGATGGAGACGAAAATTGCGGAGAATTGACTTCTGCGGAGCATGACCTAGATTTTGTGGAGTTAGGGAGCGTTTGGCAAGCTCCATTTTACGAGATTGTACTTAAGGTTGGAGATGACAGCAGTGCGGTTGAAAATGCAG GTATCGGGTCCTCATATCAAAGAGAGGTTCCAGTCTTTGACAACTTAATCGCCAATGAGTCGAGTCATGACATAGAGGCTGAACTATTGGAccacaaatttatatttccGAAGAAAAGTTGTGTCTATATG TCTGATCTGAGGCAGATTCACAAACTGATTCCCG TGGAATCTGATTGTGGCTTCAATCTGATAGTGATTGATCCTCCGTGGGAGAATAGCAGTGCGCATCAGAAACAAAA GTACCAGACTTTGCCTAATAACTACTTTTTATCTCTTCCTGTAAAGCAACTCGCGCATAGTGGTGGAGCTTTGGTAGCCTTATGGGTAACCAATCGGGAGAAATTGCGAACCTTTGTGGAGAATGAACTTTTTCCCAAATGGGGAGTCAAGTCTGCTGCTACGATTTACTGGCTGAAG GTGAAGGCGGACGGCTCCTTGATTGGTGAACTGGATCTCTTCCATCACAGACCATATGAATGTCTTCTCCTGGGTCTCATTGATGGAAAG GGGATGATGGATTCTGAAGAGTTGCAGAGACCAGTAGTGATCCCGGACAACCAAGTGTTCATCAGTGTTCCAGGAGATCATTCAAGGAAACCCCCAATTGGAG AGTTGCTACTGGACTACATCCCGGGACCCAAACCTGCACGTTGCATAGAACTGTTTGCTAGAGAGATGATCCAAGGGTGGACTTCATGGGGTAATGATCCACTGCATTTTCAAGATTCGAG GTTCATTTTTGCCCCcctcatccaaaaccctatcTTTTCTCTtccactctctttctctcacaGACTCAGACGGtcactatatatacacatgtgTGCGCGCATTTGTGGACGACTTTAA
- the LOC125194099 gene encoding methyltransferase-like protein 2 isoform X3 — translation MAASEPDGWLAAFLKSGIYKLDEANAFFIDPVRVLNRSYTRFRVSPSAYYSRFFPYSNPSICNPDVSPKNPKKRKCRGKDKKISQSLNSREKLAERRHQEVRVGLLKAHEALLGDSELLGVLRNLRGDGDENCGELTSAEHDLDFVELGSVWQAPFYEIVLKVGDDSSAVENAGIGSSYQREVPVFDNLIANESSHDIEAELLDHKFIFPKKSCVYMSDLRQIHKLIPVESDCGFNLIVIDPPWENSSAHQKQKYQTLPNNYFLSLPVKQLAHSGGALVALWVTNREKLRTFVENELFPKWGVKSAATIYWLKVKADGSLIGELDLFHHRPYECLLLGLIDGKGMMDSEELQRPVVIPDNQVFISVPGDHSRKPPIGELLLDYIPGPKPARCIELFAREMIQGWTSWGNDPLHFQDSRYFLPSRDK, via the exons GTTAGCTGCCTTCCTGAAATCGGGCATCTATAAGCTTGATGAGGCCAATGCATTCTTCATCGATCCTGTTCGGGTCCTGAACCGATCATACACCCGATTTAGGGTTTCTCCGTCCGCCTACTACTCCCGCTTCTTCCCCTATTCGAATCCTTCAATCTGTAATCCCGATGTTTCGCCCAAAAATCCCAAAAAGCGCAAATGCCGCGGCAAGGATAAGAAGATATCTCAGTCACTCAACTCGCGGGAGAAATTGGCCGAACGACGGCATCAG GAGGTGAGAGTGGGTTTGTTGAAGGCGCATGAAGCTTTGCTTGGTGATAGTGAGCTGCTGGGAGTTTTGAGGAATTTGAGGGGTGATGGAGACGAAAATTGCGGAGAATTGACTTCTGCGGAGCATGACCTAGATTTTGTGGAGTTAGGGAGCGTTTGGCAAGCTCCATTTTACGAGATTGTACTTAAGGTTGGAGATGACAGCAGTGCGGTTGAAAATGCAG GTATCGGGTCCTCATATCAAAGAGAGGTTCCAGTCTTTGACAACTTAATCGCCAATGAGTCGAGTCATGACATAGAGGCTGAACTATTGGAccacaaatttatatttccGAAGAAAAGTTGTGTCTATATG TCTGATCTGAGGCAGATTCACAAACTGATTCCCG TGGAATCTGATTGTGGCTTCAATCTGATAGTGATTGATCCTCCGTGGGAGAATAGCAGTGCGCATCAGAAACAAAA GTACCAGACTTTGCCTAATAACTACTTTTTATCTCTTCCTGTAAAGCAACTCGCGCATAGTGGTGGAGCTTTGGTAGCCTTATGGGTAACCAATCGGGAGAAATTGCGAACCTTTGTGGAGAATGAACTTTTTCCCAAATGGGGAGTCAAGTCTGCTGCTACGATTTACTGGCTGAAG GTGAAGGCGGACGGCTCCTTGATTGGTGAACTGGATCTCTTCCATCACAGACCATATGAATGTCTTCTCCTGGGTCTCATTGATGGAAAG GGGATGATGGATTCTGAAGAGTTGCAGAGACCAGTAGTGATCCCGGACAACCAAGTGTTCATCAGTGTTCCAGGAGATCATTCAAGGAAACCCCCAATTGGAG AGTTGCTACTGGACTACATCCCGGGACCCAAACCTGCACGTTGCATAGAACTGTTTGCTAGAGAGATGATCCAAGGGTGGACTTCATGGGGTAATGATCCACTGCATTTTCAAGATTCGAGGTACTTCCTTCCTTCTAGAGATAagtaa